The following proteins come from a genomic window of Methanobacterium sp. Maddingley MBC34:
- a CDS encoding coenzyme F420-reducing hydrogenase, delta subunit (PFAM: Methyl-viologen-reducing hydrogenase, delta subunit): protein MAEDDVKIVMFCCNWCSYGGADTAGTARMQYPPNVRVIRVMCSGRIEPQFIFKAFREGADGVIVAGCHHGDCHYDAGNYKLDRRMRLIYKLADGLGIGRERIHHDWISASEGEKFADTVTMMVNRITALGPSPLKAQIDAPEESEMEA from the coding sequence ATGGCTGAGGATGATGTTAAGATCGTGATGTTTTGTTGTAACTGGTGCTCTTACGGTGGAGCTGACACTGCAGGAACCGCAAGGATGCAGTATCCTCCAAATGTGCGGGTCATCCGGGTAATGTGCTCGGGAAGAATTGAACCTCAATTTATATTCAAGGCCTTCAGAGAAGGTGCTGATGGGGTCATTGTGGCCGGCTGTCACCATGGAGACTGCCACTACGACGCAGGAAACTATAAATTAGATCGTAGAATGAGATTAATCTACAAACTAGCAGATGGATTGGGAATCGGAAGAGAAAGGATTCACCATGACTGGATATCTGCATCAGAAGGGGAAAAATTCGCAGACACTGTTACCATGATGGTAAACCGTATAACTGCTCTGGGCCCATCCCCTCTCAAAGCACAAATAGACGCTCCAGAAGAATCAGAAATGGAGGCCTAA
- a CDS encoding coenzyme F420-reducing hydrogenase, gamma subunit (PFAM: NADH ubiquinone oxidoreductase, 20 Kd subunit): MADKVKLGNVWLSVCSGCELSIADIHEAIVDVLGLADFEFMPVLMDVKYDEWTDVDVAIVTGGIRNDENRELALKVREKAKVVIAYGTCAAYGGVFGLGNLHTVDDLTQEAYVNSESTYNDEGIIPSEGVPHLESRVRPLTDVIDVDLVLPGCPPRSDLVAQIVMALLKGEELPEIPTTNLCEVCPREKPPEGMAMDKIIRQFELGEPDPELCLVPQGLVCMGPATISICGAECPSIGIKCQGCYGPTFNVVDQGAKMISAIGSDFGVEHDKTVDPEEVAIELDDIVGTFYTYTLPAALVPAKVKKEGK, from the coding sequence ATGGCAGACAAAGTTAAACTAGGAAACGTTTGGCTCAGCGTATGTTCCGGATGTGAACTGTCCATTGCAGATATACACGAAGCCATAGTAGATGTTCTGGGATTAGCAGATTTCGAATTTATGCCAGTTCTAATGGACGTCAAATACGATGAATGGACCGATGTAGACGTTGCCATAGTAACCGGAGGTATTCGAAACGATGAAAACCGGGAACTGGCACTAAAAGTACGGGAAAAAGCAAAAGTAGTTATAGCTTACGGTACTTGTGCTGCTTACGGAGGAGTCTTTGGACTGGGAAACCTACACACAGTTGATGATTTAACTCAAGAGGCTTACGTTAATTCAGAGAGTACCTACAACGATGAAGGAATAATACCCAGTGAAGGAGTACCTCACCTAGAAAGCAGAGTTAGACCACTAACTGATGTTATCGACGTGGATTTAGTCTTACCTGGATGCCCACCACGTTCTGATCTGGTTGCCCAGATCGTCATGGCTCTCTTAAAAGGAGAAGAATTACCTGAAATCCCAACAACTAACCTTTGTGAAGTTTGTCCTAGGGAAAAACCACCGGAAGGAATGGCCATGGACAAAATCATCAGACAGTTCGAACTGGGAGAACCAGACCCTGAACTGTGCCTGGTACCACAGGGTTTAGTATGCATGGGACCAGCCACTATTTCCATCTGTGGAGCTGAATGCCCCAGCATAGGTATCAAATGCCAGGGATGCTACGGACCCACCTTCAATGTAGTGGACCAGGGTGCTAAAATGATCAGTGCCATAGGTTCTGACTTCGGTGTGGAACACGACAAAACTGTGGACCCTGAAGAAGTAGCCATTGAACTGGATGATATTGTTGGAACTTTCTATACCTACACACTCCCAGCGGCGTTAGTGCCTGCTAAGGTGAAAAAGGAGGGTAAATAA